A portion of the Pseudoalteromonas galatheae genome contains these proteins:
- a CDS encoding transposase, whose protein sequence is MATARKKQISLTDTRYYHCISRCVRRAFLCGEDKFSGKSYEHRRDWVEEKLLMLGSVFCIDVCAYAVMSNHTHIVLYVDDKKAKRLSDKAIVIRWHKLFKGNWISQKFTEGEPLSESEPLIFDELVDGYRERLADISWFMRVLNEDIARRANKEDNCTGRFWEGRFKSQALLDEAALTACLAYVDLNPIRANIAATPETSDYTSIKKRVDHAKLGKQPKSLLRFAGSPRKHMPKGLPFELKSYIELVELTGQCIRADKRGYIFESQPILTRLNIEPENWIKLTTQFSRVFHGAVGRERTITAYCETLQKRRRTNLTNCERLLA, encoded by the coding sequence ATGGCTACTGCCCGTAAAAAGCAAATCAGTTTAACCGACACCAGATACTACCACTGTATCTCCCGCTGCGTAAGGCGCGCGTTTCTGTGCGGTGAAGATAAATTTTCTGGAAAATCATACGAGCACCGCCGGGATTGGGTTGAAGAAAAGCTCCTGATGCTGGGCTCCGTGTTTTGTATTGATGTCTGTGCTTATGCCGTGATGAGTAATCACACCCACATTGTTTTATATGTTGATGATAAAAAGGCTAAGCGTCTGTCGGATAAAGCGATTGTGATACGATGGCACAAGTTATTTAAAGGCAATTGGATAAGCCAAAAGTTTACTGAAGGTGAACCACTCAGCGAATCGGAACCATTGATATTCGACGAGCTGGTTGATGGATATAGAGAAAGACTCGCAGATATTAGCTGGTTTATGCGAGTGCTTAACGAAGACATCGCCCGCCGAGCAAATAAAGAAGATAATTGTACAGGCCGGTTTTGGGAAGGACGATTCAAATCCCAAGCATTACTAGACGAGGCTGCATTGACTGCTTGTCTCGCTTACGTAGACCTAAACCCAATTAGAGCCAACATTGCCGCAACGCCTGAAACCTCAGACTACACCAGCATCAAAAAGCGCGTTGACCACGCAAAGCTGGGCAAACAACCAAAAAGCCTATTACGCTTCGCTGGCAGCCCACGAAAACACATGCCCAAAGGCCTGCCTTTTGAGCTCAAATCCTATATTGAATTGGTTGAGCTAACAGGCCAATGTATTCGCGCCGACAAGCGAGGCTATATCTTTGAGTCTCAGCCTATTCTCACTCGACTCAATATAGAGCCTGAGAATTGGATAAAACTCACTACGCAATTTTCTCGGGTATTCCACGGTGCAGTTGGAAGAGAGCGAACAATAACCGCCTACTGTGAAACACTGCAAAAACGACGACGTACAAACCTAACAAACTGCGAGCGCTTGTTGGCTTAG
- a CDS encoding YciI family protein, whose translation MEGHKEWLQAGFDKGIFLLSGSLQPNAGGGIVAVKVSKEEIEEIVAEDPFVIENVVKPEIIELTPSKADDRLLFLID comes from the coding sequence ATGGAAGGCCATAAAGAATGGCTTCAAGCGGGATTTGATAAGGGTATATTTTTGTTATCCGGCAGTCTGCAACCAAATGCAGGCGGTGGTATTGTTGCGGTAAAAGTGTCCAAAGAGGAAATTGAAGAAATTGTCGCTGAAGATCCTTTTGTAATTGAAAATGTGGTTAAACCAGAAATTATCGAGTTAACTCCATCTAAAGCTGATGATCGTCTGTTATTTTTAATCGATTAG
- a CDS encoding Imm58 family immunity protein: protein MFLIGSNTYWFFVFADQALTEKYQSMNLHHQDQLIADMGNLIVKGIEGKSKKDVLFLLRQAKPEAFLVDEGDVVTFENIAFKFEQDKLVAVGK from the coding sequence TTGTTCTTGATAGGTAGCAACACATATTGGTTTTTTGTTTTTGCCGACCAAGCTCTTACCGAAAAATATCAGTCTATGAATTTGCATCATCAAGACCAGTTAATTGCCGATATGGGTAACTTAATTGTCAAAGGAATTGAAGGTAAAAGCAAAAAAGATGTTTTATTTCTATTAAGGCAAGCCAAGCCTGAAGCATTTCTTGTTGATGAAGGTGATGTTGTGACCTTTGAAAATATCGCGTTTAAATTCGAACAAGATAAATTGGTTGCAGTGGGGAAGTAA